The following are encoded in a window of Aromatoleum petrolei genomic DNA:
- a CDS encoding porin: MQNVKTLAIALAAIGVAGAAQAQSNVTIYGRVNTSVEQTKVQGEDSATQVVNNASRFGFRGTEDLGNGLSALFQIETGFASDTGAGDFASRDSFVGLKGNLGTVKLGFITSPLYYATHDYLGMHNHDTGFSSDAFLWVPAYDPEKFFVRNSVTYASPTFGGGFTFEAQYAALNEQVADIGGNDANARNDNPSHYSATLSYDNGPLHVGFGYAQTNRFYNFDDGKSKDSALVLAGVYDFKTVVVGLLAEHNKSDNGGLQAITGLTGDHDRNHYRVAVMMPVGASEFHVNYGVAQDWSSTDDTGARQLTLAYNYNLSKRTKVYAQWTKIDNDKQKESIGNGGAYDGGGAYSFLGSGLGLDNTSFGVGLRHNF, from the coding sequence ATGCAGAACGTCAAGACGCTGGCCATCGCGCTGGCCGCCATCGGAGTTGCCGGCGCTGCCCAGGCGCAGTCCAATGTGACCATCTACGGTCGCGTGAATACCTCGGTGGAGCAGACCAAGGTCCAGGGCGAGGATAGTGCCACGCAAGTCGTCAACAATGCCTCGCGTTTCGGTTTTCGTGGTACCGAAGACCTGGGTAACGGCCTGTCGGCCCTGTTCCAGATCGAGACCGGCTTCGCCTCCGATACCGGTGCGGGCGACTTCGCCAGTCGCGACAGCTTCGTCGGCCTGAAGGGTAATTTGGGCACGGTCAAGCTCGGCTTCATCACCAGCCCGCTGTACTACGCGACGCACGACTACCTCGGGATGCACAACCACGACACCGGCTTCTCGTCGGACGCATTCCTGTGGGTGCCGGCGTATGACCCGGAGAAGTTCTTCGTTCGCAATTCGGTTACCTACGCCAGCCCGACCTTCGGCGGCGGCTTCACCTTCGAAGCCCAGTATGCGGCGCTCAACGAGCAGGTCGCTGACATTGGCGGGAACGATGCAAATGCCCGCAACGATAATCCCTCGCACTACTCGGCCACGCTGAGCTACGACAACGGCCCGCTGCACGTCGGCTTCGGCTACGCCCAGACGAACCGTTTTTACAATTTCGACGACGGCAAGAGCAAGGACAGCGCGTTGGTGTTGGCCGGCGTGTATGACTTCAAGACGGTGGTCGTCGGCCTGCTCGCCGAGCACAACAAGTCCGACAATGGCGGGCTGCAGGCGATCACGGGCCTGACCGGCGATCACGACCGCAATCATTATCGTGTCGCGGTGATGATGCCGGTGGGGGCCAGCGAGTTCCACGTGAACTACGGCGTCGCGCAGGATTGGAGCAGCACGGACGACACCGGTGCCCGGCAGCTGACACTGGCTTACAACTACAACCTGTCGAAGCGTACCAAGGTCTATGCACAATGGACCAAGATCGACAACGACAAGCAGAAGGAGTCGATCGGCAACGGTGGTGCCTATGACGGCGGCGGTGCGTACAGCTTCCTGGGCTCGGGCCTGGGGCTGGACAACACCTCCTTCGGTGTCGGCCTGCGACACAACTTCTGA
- a CDS encoding porin: MQKKLIALAIAGLASAPVFAQTNVTIYGVADAAIGAGHSDDNDFRGVVGGVLSGNRIGFRGTEDLGNGLKAVFTLEQGFSIDNGTEHINGLAFSRQAFVGLQGSFGTVSLGRQYAPGYFANYDAALSDLISPQSTLTSGAGLSITPNSAARWDNSIAYTGTFGGLTARAIYSAQTETEVALGENQNNDDRWGASLDYANGPFKAGVTYHFVKETGANNDARKELYVGAEYNFGVLTVAGSWQNARDFTNAAGILAGESDRDLRVWQLGVIVPVTAAGKVHVAYGKLQDRDLNDADAKNWAIAYTHALSKRTTAYAAYNKTQNDDNVAIGALNGTLVPAAGENAGMAVVGMRHTF, translated from the coding sequence ATGCAAAAGAAACTGATCGCTCTGGCTATCGCCGGCCTGGCGTCCGCTCCGGTTTTCGCGCAGACCAACGTCACCATCTACGGTGTCGCCGACGCTGCCATCGGCGCTGGCCACTCGGATGACAACGATTTCCGCGGCGTGGTCGGCGGCGTTCTGTCGGGTAACCGTATCGGCTTCCGCGGCACGGAAGACCTGGGCAACGGCCTGAAGGCTGTCTTCACCCTGGAGCAGGGCTTCAGCATCGACAACGGCACCGAGCACATCAACGGCCTGGCCTTCTCGCGTCAAGCTTTCGTCGGCCTGCAGGGCTCGTTCGGCACCGTCAGCCTCGGCCGTCAGTACGCGCCGGGCTACTTCGCCAACTACGACGCCGCGCTCTCCGACCTGATCTCGCCGCAGTCGACCCTGACCAGCGGTGCTGGCCTGTCGATCACCCCGAACAGCGCCGCTCGTTGGGACAACTCGATCGCCTACACCGGCACCTTCGGTGGCCTGACCGCGCGTGCGATCTACTCGGCTCAAACCGAGACCGAAGTCGCTCTGGGCGAGAACCAGAACAACGACGACCGTTGGGGTGCGAGCCTCGACTACGCGAACGGCCCGTTCAAGGCCGGCGTGACCTATCACTTCGTGAAGGAAACGGGCGCGAACAACGACGCACGTAAGGAACTGTACGTCGGTGCCGAGTACAACTTCGGCGTGCTGACCGTGGCCGGTTCGTGGCAGAACGCTCGTGACTTCACCAACGCCGCTGGCATCCTCGCTGGCGAGTCGGATCGTGACCTGCGCGTGTGGCAACTCGGCGTGATCGTTCCTGTGACCGCCGCCGGCAAGGTGCATGTTGCCTACGGCAAGCTGCAGGACCGCGATCTGAACGACGCCGACGCGAAGAACTGGGCGATCGCCTACACGCACGCCCTGTCGAAGCGCACGACCGCGTATGCTGCGTACAACAAGACGCAGAACGACGACAACGTCGCTATCGGCGCGCTCAATGGCACGCTGGTTCCGGCTGCTGGCGAGAACGCCGGCATGGCCGTGGTCGGTATGCGTCACACCTTCTAA
- the rpoH gene encoding RNA polymerase sigma factor RpoH has product MSQALSFPVPSAVGSIDQYIQSVNRIPMLSEREEVELATRLRDEGDVEAARRLVMSHLRLVVAIARGYLGYGLPHADLIQEGNIGLMKAVKRFDPARGVRLVSFAIHWIKAEIHEYVLKNWRLVKIATTKAQRKLFFNLRSLKQDSTTLSGDEIHAVAAQLGVKPEEVVEMETRLTGRDIPLEGDSDDDDDRFAPIAYLPDPHAEPSEVLERAELARLHDVGLHEALASLDERSRTIVQRRWLTEGDSATLHELAAEYGVSAERIRQIEAKAMQKMRGLLTA; this is encoded by the coding sequence ATGAGCCAGGCCCTGTCCTTCCCCGTACCGTCCGCAGTCGGCAGCATCGATCAGTACATCCAATCGGTGAATCGCATTCCCATGCTTTCGGAACGCGAGGAAGTGGAATTGGCGACGCGCCTGCGCGACGAGGGCGATGTGGAAGCGGCGCGGCGACTGGTCATGTCACACCTGCGCCTGGTGGTCGCAATTGCGCGCGGCTACCTGGGGTATGGGCTGCCGCATGCGGACCTGATCCAGGAAGGCAACATCGGCCTGATGAAAGCGGTAAAGCGTTTCGACCCGGCGCGCGGCGTGCGCCTGGTGTCGTTCGCGATCCACTGGATCAAGGCCGAGATCCACGAATACGTGCTGAAGAACTGGCGGCTGGTGAAGATCGCGACGACGAAGGCGCAGCGCAAGCTGTTCTTCAACCTGCGCAGCCTCAAACAGGATTCGACGACCCTGAGCGGCGACGAAATCCACGCGGTGGCGGCGCAGCTGGGCGTGAAGCCGGAGGAAGTCGTCGAGATGGAGACGCGCCTGACCGGGCGTGACATCCCGCTCGAGGGGGATAGCGACGACGATGACGATCGTTTTGCACCGATCGCCTATCTGCCGGACCCGCATGCGGAGCCGTCGGAGGTGCTGGAGCGCGCCGAGCTCGCCCGCCTGCACGACGTCGGGCTGCACGAAGCACTCGCAAGCCTCGACGAGCGCAGCCGCACCATCGTCCAGCGGCGCTGGCTGACGGAAGGCGACAGTGCCACGCTACATGAGCTCGCGGCGGAGTACGGGGTTTCGGCCGAGCGCATTCGCCAGATCGAGGCGAAGGCGATGCAGAAGATGCGCGGGCTGCTCACCGCCTGA
- a CDS encoding SCO family protein has protein sequence MLRTLIVAATLAVATLAACSNPSATIAFRATDITGADYGKGLALSDHTGAPRTLADFRGKVVTLFFGYTQCPDVCPTNLSTMAEVMRQLGPDAERVQVLFVTVDPERDTQQLLAQYIPVFDPRFIALRGDPAQTAAVAKEFKVFYQKSGDTSGANYTVDHSTGTYVFDPTGRVRLYVKHGETADNIAADVRTLLAGK, from the coding sequence ATGCTCCGCACTCTGATTGTCGCCGCAACACTCGCTGTCGCAACGCTCGCCGCCTGTTCCAACCCGTCAGCCACCATTGCCTTCCGCGCCACCGATATCACCGGTGCCGACTACGGCAAGGGCCTCGCGCTCTCCGACCACACCGGGGCTCCGCGCACGCTGGCCGATTTCCGCGGCAAGGTCGTCACCCTATTCTTCGGCTATACCCAATGCCCGGACGTGTGCCCGACGAATCTCTCCACCATGGCCGAGGTCATGCGCCAGCTCGGCCCGGACGCCGAGCGCGTGCAGGTCCTGTTCGTCACCGTCGATCCTGAACGCGACACGCAGCAACTCCTCGCTCAGTACATCCCGGTGTTCGATCCGCGCTTCATCGCCTTGCGCGGCGATCCCGCACAAACCGCAGCGGTCGCCAAGGAGTTCAAGGTGTTCTACCAGAAGAGCGGTGATACTTCGGGCGCCAACTACACCGTCGACCACTCCACGGGAACCTATGTCTTCGATCCGACCGGCCGCGTCCGTCTCTACGTGAAGCACGGCGAGACCGCCGACAACATCGCGGCGGATGTGCGCACGCTGCTGGCCGGGAAATGA
- the cyoE gene encoding heme o synthase, giving the protein MRAAKTLTPEVHAASARVHAFYVLTKPRVNSLIVFCAIIGMFLAVPDGLPAPAIVLAATVGIACVAGAAAAMNCLIEAHIDARMSRTRGRPLPRGELTPRETLAFAAVLGGSGLLILHQLVNPLTMWLTLATFVGYAVVYTIFLKPHTPQNIVIGGASGAMPPVLGWAAVTGEVSADALLLFLIIFAWTPPHFWSLALYRSADYARAGLPMLPVTHGSEFTRLSVLLYTCILFGVTLLPFATRMSGVAYLVAAVLLGGCFLGRAWRLYADYSDTRARRTFRFSILYLFLLFAALLADHYLRY; this is encoded by the coding sequence ATGCGGGCCGCGAAAACTCTTACGCCTGAGGTGCATGCCGCATCAGCGCGTGTGCACGCCTTCTACGTGCTGACGAAACCGCGCGTGAATTCCCTGATCGTGTTCTGTGCGATCATCGGCATGTTTCTCGCCGTTCCGGACGGCCTGCCCGCGCCCGCGATCGTGCTCGCCGCCACCGTCGGCATCGCCTGCGTCGCCGGCGCTGCGGCCGCGATGAACTGCCTCATCGAAGCCCACATCGACGCGCGCATGAGCCGCACCCGCGGGCGCCCCCTGCCGCGCGGCGAACTCACCCCGCGCGAAACCCTCGCCTTCGCCGCCGTCCTGGGCGGCAGCGGCCTCCTGATCCTGCACCAGCTCGTCAATCCGCTGACCATGTGGCTCACGCTCGCCACCTTTGTCGGCTACGCGGTCGTCTACACCATCTTCCTCAAGCCGCACACGCCGCAGAACATCGTCATCGGCGGCGCCTCCGGCGCCATGCCCCCGGTGCTCGGCTGGGCCGCCGTCACCGGCGAGGTCAGCGCCGACGCGCTGCTCCTCTTCCTCATCATCTTCGCGTGGACCCCGCCGCACTTCTGGTCCCTCGCGCTCTACCGCAGCGCCGACTACGCGCGCGCAGGACTACCCATGCTGCCGGTCACCCATGGTTCCGAGTTCACGCGCCTGTCGGTGCTGCTGTATACATGCATCCTCTTCGGCGTCACGCTGCTGCCGTTCGCAACCCGCATGAGCGGCGTCGCCTACCTCGTTGCAGCGGTCCTGCTCGGCGGCTGCTTCCTCGGCCGCGCATGGCGCCTGTACGCGGACTACAGCGACACCCGCGCGCGACGCACCTTCCGCTTCTCCATTCTCTATCTTTTCTTGCTCTTCGCGGCTTTGCTGGCGGATCATTACCTGCGTTACTGA
- a CDS encoding COX15/CtaA family protein: protein MTAYRRLILLALALTTLVVVFGAYVRLSDAGLGCPDWPGCYGQLSPHHAADEILETHAVDPHGPVSLPKAWKEMIHRYLAASLGLLILAIAFLAWRRRGAPGVAPGLAAALVGVVIFQGLLGKWTVTLLLKPAIVTAHLIGGLTTLALLAWLALHAHAPARTESPRRYLALARTAFILLALQIALGGWTSTNYAALACTDFPSCQGSLWPPADYANAFHVLRELGMTADGDALPLAALTAIHWSHRVGAALAGTALLALGAALLRRAGTRRFGAALLVALAVQLALGVANVLLSLPLPLAVAHNAGAAALVIVMVWINHGLRGACLPAPVAQRRAGHAGRENSYA from the coding sequence ATGACCGCCTACCGCCGCCTGATACTCCTCGCTCTCGCGCTCACGACCCTCGTCGTCGTCTTCGGCGCCTACGTCCGCCTCTCCGATGCCGGCCTCGGCTGCCCCGACTGGCCGGGCTGCTACGGGCAACTCAGCCCGCACCACGCCGCCGACGAGATCCTCGAAACCCACGCCGTCGATCCGCACGGCCCGGTCAGCCTTCCCAAGGCGTGGAAGGAAATGATCCACCGTTACCTCGCCGCCAGCCTCGGCCTGCTGATCCTCGCCATCGCCTTCCTCGCCTGGCGCCGCCGCGGCGCCCCCGGCGTCGCTCCGGGACTTGCCGCGGCCCTGGTCGGCGTGGTGATCTTTCAGGGGCTGCTCGGCAAATGGACCGTCACGCTGCTCCTCAAACCTGCCATTGTCACTGCCCACCTCATCGGCGGACTCACGACGCTCGCGTTGCTCGCCTGGCTGGCCCTGCATGCCCATGCACCGGCGCGCACCGAAAGCCCGCGCCGCTACCTTGCCCTCGCGCGTACCGCGTTCATCCTGCTCGCGCTGCAGATCGCGCTGGGCGGCTGGACGAGCACGAACTACGCGGCACTCGCCTGCACGGACTTTCCTTCCTGCCAGGGCAGCCTGTGGCCGCCGGCGGATTACGCGAACGCCTTCCACGTCCTGCGCGAGCTCGGCATGACCGCCGACGGCGACGCGCTTCCGCTCGCCGCGCTCACCGCAATCCACTGGTCGCATCGAGTCGGTGCCGCGCTTGCCGGTACTGCGCTGCTCGCGCTTGGCGCCGCCCTGCTGCGGCGCGCGGGGACGCGCCGTTTCGGTGCCGCGCTGCTGGTCGCGCTGGCTGTGCAGCTCGCCCTCGGGGTCGCCAACGTCCTGCTCAGTCTGCCGCTGCCGCTCGCCGTCGCCCACAACGCCGGAGCGGCGGCGCTGGTCATCGTGATGGTCTGGATCAATCATGGCCTGCGCGGGGCCTGTCTCCCCGCACCGGTCGCGCAGAGGAGGGCAGGCCATGCGGGCCGCGAAAACTCTTACGCCTGA
- a CDS encoding SCO family protein, with translation MTSASLSELPPAAARTRSGRRTLLLLAFVCALPVLASYFAYYVWQPDGRSNYGELLVPTPLPGAPLAGDAGQPEFNPSEFAGRWTLLLAAPGTCERSCTEALYLMRQVRLAQGEAMDRVGRLWLVSDAATPASATLASHEGLRVARAAPAWLAQLPGAEHGRHVYLVDPRGQVMMRFPENADPRRVIKDLQRLLKYSALGRGEVAPSAGMREERTGQ, from the coding sequence ATGACGAGCGCCAGCCTGTCTGAGCTCCCGCCGGCAGCCGCCCGCACGCGCTCTGGGCGCCGCACGCTGCTGCTGCTCGCGTTCGTCTGCGCGCTTCCCGTCCTGGCGTCCTATTTTGCCTACTACGTGTGGCAGCCAGACGGCCGCAGCAACTACGGTGAGCTGCTTGTGCCGACGCCCCTCCCCGGAGCCCCTCTCGCTGGCGACGCAGGCCAGCCAGAGTTCAACCCTTCCGAGTTCGCGGGCCGTTGGACCTTGCTGCTTGCGGCGCCCGGCACCTGTGAGCGGTCTTGCACCGAAGCGCTCTACCTGATGCGTCAGGTGCGTCTCGCGCAGGGCGAGGCAATGGACCGCGTTGGCCGCCTGTGGCTGGTGTCCGACGCGGCCACGCCGGCGTCTGCCACGCTCGCCTCGCACGAGGGGCTGCGCGTGGCCCGCGCCGCGCCGGCCTGGCTCGCGCAATTGCCTGGCGCCGAACACGGGCGCCACGTCTATCTGGTCGATCCGCGCGGGCAGGTCATGATGCGCTTCCCCGAGAACGCCGACCCGCGCCGCGTGATCAAGGATCTGCAGCGTCTGCTCAAGTACTCTGCGCTCGGACGCGGTGAAGTCGCGCCTTCCGCGGGGATGCGCGAGGAACGGACCGGGCAATGA
- a CDS encoding SURF1 family protein, with protein MSLRRNTRLHPVPLLVGIALALLTLQLGNWQMRRAAEKAELQAEYRAAAERPARPIDSTPPSEWLLVELRGEWLPGRSILIDNRVHQGRAGYHVFTPLQLKGQGTVVLVNRGWIGAGGDRSQLPPRIANPPGETVVTGRVRHPVEKPFMLAADSPSGMVRQSLDLARYRADTRLAVADFYVQQTSHADDGLIRDWPEPDAGIDRHRGYALQWYALAVLATGLTLWYLWNAFRRSRHDERQPV; from the coding sequence ATGAGCCTGCGCCGCAACACCCGTCTCCATCCCGTGCCGCTCCTCGTGGGCATCGCGCTCGCGCTGCTCACGCTGCAACTGGGCAACTGGCAGATGCGCCGCGCCGCGGAGAAGGCCGAACTGCAGGCCGAATACCGTGCCGCCGCCGAGCGTCCCGCCCGGCCCATCGACTCAACCCCGCCGTCCGAGTGGCTCCTCGTCGAACTCCGTGGCGAATGGCTCCCCGGGCGCAGCATCCTGATCGACAACCGCGTGCATCAGGGGCGTGCGGGCTACCACGTGTTCACCCCGCTGCAGCTCAAAGGGCAGGGGACCGTCGTGCTGGTCAACCGCGGCTGGATCGGGGCGGGTGGAGATCGCTCGCAGCTGCCTCCGAGGATCGCCAATCCACCCGGCGAAACCGTCGTCACCGGCCGCGTGCGCCATCCCGTGGAAAAACCCTTCATGCTCGCCGCAGACTCGCCTTCGGGCATGGTGCGGCAGTCGCTGGACCTCGCGCGCTACCGCGCTGATACCCGTCTCGCCGTGGCGGACTTCTACGTGCAGCAGACCAGCCACGCCGACGACGGCCTGATCCGCGACTGGCCCGAGCCCGACGCGGGCATCGACCGCCACCGCGGTTACGCCCTGCAGTGGTATGCACTCGCCGTCCTCGCCACGGGTTTGACCCTGTGGTACCTGTGGAACGCATTCCGGAGGTCTCGCCATGACGAGCGCCAGCCTGTCTGA
- a CDS encoding cytochrome c oxidase subunit 3 yields MTQTFEKYFVPEPSRYPIFGSVALLLFTGGATMWLNGIKAGPWIFFLGIAVLVFMLFGWFGQVVRESEGGKYGRKVDRSFRWSMGWFIFSEVMFFAAFFGALFYARVLSVPWLSSGDTLELLWQGFTGGWPTAGPDKPDPFTPMTAWGIPAINTLILLSSGATLTWAHHGLRHDRRGQLKLGLLVTILLGVLFLSLQIYEYRHAYAELNLRLDTGIYGSTFYLLTGFHGMHVTVGAIMLTVMLGRAIAGHFKPDDHFGFEAAAWYWHFVDVVWLLLFLVVYLL; encoded by the coding sequence ATGACGCAGACCTTCGAGAAGTACTTCGTCCCCGAGCCGTCGAGGTACCCCATCTTCGGCTCGGTCGCGCTGCTCCTCTTCACCGGCGGCGCCACGATGTGGCTCAACGGCATCAAGGCCGGGCCGTGGATCTTCTTCCTCGGCATCGCCGTGCTCGTCTTCATGCTGTTCGGCTGGTTCGGCCAGGTCGTGCGCGAATCCGAAGGCGGCAAATACGGCCGCAAGGTCGATCGCTCCTTCCGCTGGTCGATGGGCTGGTTCATCTTCTCCGAAGTCATGTTCTTCGCAGCCTTCTTCGGCGCGCTGTTCTACGCCCGCGTCCTCTCCGTCCCCTGGCTCTCCTCCGGTGATACCCTGGAACTGCTGTGGCAGGGCTTCACCGGCGGCTGGCCCACCGCAGGGCCCGACAAGCCCGACCCCTTCACGCCGATGACCGCCTGGGGCATCCCCGCGATCAACACCCTGATCCTGCTCAGCTCCGGCGCGACTCTCACCTGGGCGCACCACGGCCTGCGCCACGACCGGCGCGGCCAGCTCAAGCTCGGCCTGCTCGTCACCATCCTGCTCGGCGTCCTCTTCCTCAGCTTGCAGATCTACGAGTACCGCCACGCCTACGCCGAACTCAACCTGCGCCTCGATACCGGCATCTACGGCTCCACCTTCTACCTTCTGACCGGCTTCCACGGCATGCACGTCACCGTCGGCGCCATCATGCTCACCGTGATGCTCGGCCGCGCGATCGCCGGTCACTTCAAGCCGGACGACCACTTCGGCTTCGAGGCCGCCGCCTGGTACTGGCACTTCGTCGACGTCGTGTGGCTGCTCCTCTTCCTCGTCGTCTACCTGTTGTGA
- a CDS encoding DUF2970 domain-containing protein, with the protein MQNQDSRQPPPGDPATPPRAGFLETLRAVLWSFIGIRRRRDYEHDARSLDPRAVVVAGLLAGLAFVLTIVAVVRLVVGS; encoded by the coding sequence ATGCAAAACCAAGACTCGCGCCAACCACCACCCGGCGATCCCGCCACCCCGCCACGCGCAGGCTTCCTCGAGACGCTGCGTGCCGTGTTGTGGTCATTCATCGGCATCCGGCGCCGCCGCGACTACGAACACGACGCCCGCTCGCTCGATCCGCGCGCGGTCGTCGTCGCCGGCCTGCTCGCCGGACTCGCCTTCGTGCTCACCATCGTTGCCGTCGTGCGCCTGGTGGTCGGTTCATAA
- a CDS encoding cytochrome c oxidase assembly protein: MSAATRIAAENRRLLVRLAVAAVVMFGFGFLLVPFYEKICEVTGINNLLKPDSVANTQIDLTRTVTVQFDANTHDLPWQFRPLQTQISIHPGELATVAYEVSNTRSEPVTGQAVPSYGPQLAGQYFRKLECFCFAKQTLAAGEKRTMPVAFVVDPGLPADVKVITLSYTFFEIAGRRIAGDGAGDRS, translated from the coding sequence ATGAGCGCAGCAACCCGCATCGCCGCGGAAAACCGCCGCCTGCTCGTGCGCCTCGCCGTCGCCGCCGTCGTCATGTTCGGCTTCGGCTTCCTGCTCGTGCCCTTCTACGAAAAAATCTGCGAAGTCACCGGCATCAACAACCTGCTCAAGCCCGACTCCGTCGCCAACACCCAGATCGACCTCACGCGCACCGTCACGGTTCAGTTCGACGCCAACACCCACGACCTGCCGTGGCAGTTCCGCCCCCTGCAGACCCAGATCAGCATCCACCCCGGCGAACTGGCCACCGTCGCCTACGAAGTCTCCAACACCCGCAGCGAGCCGGTCACCGGTCAGGCCGTCCCCAGCTACGGCCCGCAGCTCGCCGGCCAGTACTTCCGCAAGCTCGAATGCTTCTGCTTCGCCAAGCAGACGCTTGCCGCCGGCGAAAAACGCACCATGCCCGTCGCCTTCGTCGTCGACCCCGGCCTGCCCGCTGACGTCAAGGTCATCACCCTCTCCTACACCTTCTTCGAGATCGCCGGGCGCCGCATCGCCGGTGATGGCGCGGGAGACCGTTCGTGA
- a CDS encoding cytochrome oxidase small assembly protein, which produces MTRSEDPVRRAANRRTALVLAAVALAFFVAALFKFKGLTP; this is translated from the coding sequence GTGACCCGCAGCGAAGACCCCGTCCGCCGCGCCGCGAACCGACGTACCGCCCTCGTCCTGGCGGCCGTCGCGCTCGCGTTCTTCGTCGCCGCACTGTTCAAGTTCAAGGGGCTCACGCCATGA
- the ctaD gene encoding cytochrome c oxidase subunit I — MAAVMSDHAHGDHHGPTGLMRWITTTNHKDIGTMYLIFSFIMFLSGGVLALTIRAELFQPGLQVVQPEFFNQLTTMHGLVMVFGAIMPAFVGFANWQIPLMIGASDMAFARMNNWSFWLLPPAAILLIGSFFVPGGATAAGWTLYAPLSVQMGMGMDMAIFALHIMGLSSIMGAINIVVTVLNMRAPGMTLMKMPLFCWTWLITAYLLIAVMPVLAGAVTMVLTDRHFGTSFFSAAGGGDPVMYQHIFWFFGHPEVYIMILPAFGIISQIIPTFARKPLFGYASMVYATASIAILSFSVWAHHMFTTGMPAVGQLFFMYATMLIAVPTGVKVFNWVATMWRGSMSFETPMLFAVGFIFVFTMGGFTGLICAIAPIDIQVQDTYYVVAHFHYVLVAGSLFALFAGAYYWLPKWTGHMPDERIGKLHFWCSIVFFNVTFFPMHFLGLAGMPRRIPDYALQFADFNMLASIGAFGFGLSQLIFLFAVVKCVRGGEKAAARAWEGAEGLEWTVPSPAPHHTFEEAPVVK; from the coding sequence ATGGCGGCAGTCATGTCCGATCACGCGCACGGCGACCATCACGGCCCCACCGGCCTGATGCGCTGGATCACGACGACCAACCACAAGGACATCGGCACGATGTACCTGATCTTCAGCTTCATCATGTTCCTCTCCGGGGGCGTGCTGGCGCTGACGATCCGGGCCGAATTGTTCCAGCCAGGGCTGCAGGTCGTGCAGCCGGAGTTCTTCAACCAACTCACGACCATGCACGGCCTCGTGATGGTGTTCGGCGCCATCATGCCGGCCTTCGTCGGCTTCGCGAACTGGCAGATCCCGCTGATGATCGGCGCCAGCGACATGGCCTTCGCGCGCATGAACAACTGGAGTTTCTGGCTGCTGCCGCCGGCCGCGATCCTGCTCATCGGCTCCTTCTTCGTCCCCGGCGGTGCCACCGCGGCGGGCTGGACGCTCTACGCGCCGCTGTCGGTGCAGATGGGAATGGGCATGGATATGGCGATCTTCGCCCTCCACATCATGGGGCTCAGCTCCATCATGGGCGCGATCAACATCGTCGTCACCGTCCTCAACATGCGTGCGCCGGGCATGACGCTGATGAAGATGCCGCTCTTCTGCTGGACCTGGCTCATCACCGCCTACCTGCTCATCGCGGTGATGCCGGTGCTTGCCGGGGCCGTGACGATGGTCCTCACCGACCGCCACTTCGGTACCAGCTTCTTCAGCGCCGCGGGCGGCGGTGACCCGGTCATGTATCAGCACATCTTCTGGTTTTTCGGCCACCCGGAGGTCTACATCATGATCCTCCCGGCCTTCGGCATCATCAGCCAGATCATCCCCACCTTCGCGAGGAAGCCGCTCTTCGGCTACGCCTCGATGGTATACGCCACCGCCTCGATCGCCATCCTCTCCTTCAGCGTGTGGGCCCACCACATGTTCACCACCGGCATGCCCGCCGTCGGTCAGCTCTTCTTCATGTACGCGACCATGCTCATCGCCGTGCCCACCGGCGTGAAGGTGTTCAACTGGGTCGCGACGATGTGGCGCGGCTCGATGAGCTTCGAGACGCCGATGCTCTTCGCCGTCGGCTTCATCTTCGTGTTCACCATGGGCGGCTTCACCGGCCTCATCTGCGCCATCGCCCCGATCGACATCCAGGTGCAGGACACCTACTACGTCGTCGCCCACTTCCACTATGTGCTCGTCGCCGGCAGCCTCTTCGCGCTTTTCGCCGGCGCCTACTACTGGCTGCCGAAGTGGACCGGCCACATGCCCGACGAGCGCATCGGCAAGCTGCACTTCTGGTGCTCCATAGTCTTCTTCAACGTCACCTTCTTCCCCATGCACTTCCTCGGGCTCGCCGGCATGCCGCGCCGCATCCCCGACTACGCGCTGCAGTTCGCCGACTTCAACATGCTGGCCTCGATCGGCGCCTTCGGCTTCGGCCTCTCCCAGCTCATCTTCCTTTTCGCCGTCGTGAAATGCGTGCGCGGCGGCGAAAAGGCCGCGGCTCGCGCCTGGGAGGGTGCCGAAGGGCTCGAGTGGACGGTCCCGTCGCCCGCGCCGCACCACACCTTCGAAGAAGCGCCGGTGGTGAAATGA